The Clostridium sp. DL-VIII DNA window AAAAATTATTCCACCTTATTTTTTATCCCATTTAACTATAATAAAATGGCCATTTATAACAATTATCCACAGATTTAAATTTATTATAAATTCTAAAGAATAAAAAAAGTGATGATATTTTACCGATATCATCACTATCAAGCTTACTTTAATACGCCACTTTCACTATACATAAAAATATATTTATGCTGGTAAGAACATATATCCATTATTGACATTAACTCCTTTTCGTGCAAAGATACCTTTGCTAGTTGGATAATATTCATTTATCTCGTATTCAGAAATATCTGTAAAATTCACACTTGGAGTTGCTTTCGTTAAATCTACAGCCATTTTAGAAAGATGCCTGTTATTGCTTACATTTATAAAATATATTGTTCCATTAATAATCTTCATATCTTCTCCATCCATTACTGCCAATCTTTTTGTCGATAAATCGGTTAGATTTATTGAATACAAATTATTGTTATCTGCAGAATTTATAGCTAATATTTGTCCTGAATATGAACCAAAGCTATTTACTGAGAAATTTGACAGCTTTTGTTTTTGTGTACCATCAATATTTATCTTATATAAAGTTGAATTATCACTTTTATTTTCATAAAGAATTGTATCTTCATCCACTAAATAGCTCCCAATATTATCAGTAGAAATAATTTTATCTGTATTATTGGTTGTATCAAATGCGTGAAGCTTATTTCCATCCCTTGGATCCACAAAATATATTATGCTACCCGTTGCTATTATATTATGCACTTCTCCTAAGCTTAAATTAGGCTTATATGCTCTATTAGATAAGTCGATTGATGACAAAGTACTTTTATTACCAGCATCCGAAAAATAAGCTATATTATTTACAACTGCTAATGAATTTACTTGATAATTATAAAAATCGCTAACATTAGATGTATTAACTACATCTTTGGGATATGGTTCTTTTATAATTGAGAGATTATTATTATCATCCCAATTTGGAAAAACCGTTGTAGTACCATTCACCTGAAACAAACTTGTATACATTGCTGAGTTCTTTAATGAAAAAGGTGTATATCCATTTTTAAAGGCGTCTTTATCTAAATTGGAAGCAGCACTGCCATTAGTGACCGCGCTATTATTACTACTACTGTTTACGCTTATCTGCCTTGGAGCACTTGTACTTTGATTTTGACTAGTTTTGCTTGCTGTTTGCTGACTGCTGCAGCTTAATAAATTTATACACAGTGCCAAAGGCAATAACAACGATATCTTCTTCAATATTCCACCAACTCTCTTTATACTATATTTACTATAATTCTACATTAATTTTATCACTTTTAACAACTTATTTGTATTTTCATAATATATATGTCGAAATAATACGTATTACTCTTTAGCTAAAATTCAAACATTTATATAAAAAAATGGTGCTAGTTGTCTAAAACCAGCATCACTTTTTACAGGTATCTAATTTTAATATACTATTTTTTTTATGCTTGAAATTGACAAACAATATTCTTCGGCTAAGGCTTCTTTACTCTCTCCCAGCTTAAACTTTACTTTAATTTCATTATTTCTAATTTCAAGTTCCTTCTTCGATCCTGATATTGTTCCCCATTTACGTCTATGTCCTTCTTCTCTTGGGATATAAATATATTTTCCCTGACAATACCTTTGTATTTTTTCAATTAATTCTTTAGGCAATATGTTTTCTGCACTTATATACTTCATATTAATTCTACTCCTTAGAATTTTTTTAATCTAAGGGTGCAGAATTCATTTTAAAATATTAGGCCATAATTTTTATAATTAATGACTTTATGCCAAGTTATAAGCCTAAGCTTTAAATAAACTCTGCACAAAGTGTAACTGGTGTTTCTTTTTGCAAAACAATTCCCCCAATCCTTCTTTCATACATTAAAAAGCTGCTATCTTATAATATGCTATAAAAAATATATATACACATCGCTCTTTATGTGTATATTTCTCAATAATTATATCATAAATATTGACATATAAGTGAGCTTTATTGGTATAATATATATTAGGAAAATTAATAATCAAATTATTATATCTATCTTTGACTGATGATATACAATGAGGTGCGTAATGGATAAATTATTTAAAATTATTGTTTTAATATTTTGGGTTGCAATTTTATTTTTATTTTTTAAATATAAATTATATGTTGATGGAGTTGATAAAGTTATAAACTTTTTAAATACATACAGAGAATATAGTGTACTATTATTTCTCATAATAGCATCGCTTAGAATCTTTACTCTTATTCCATGTACTGTTTTTATAATTATTGGTGGTGTTCTATTTAATCCATTTGAAGCTTTTCTACTTACTGCAGCTGCTAATTTAATTAGTGAAATTTTATTATTTTTCTTTGCAAAACTCACATTTGGTATGAGTTACCAAAATAAAATAATAGAAAAGCATCCCAAAATATATAATATGATAAAAAAGAACAATGTACAAATTTTAGCTTTAGGCGTTTCTTCTCCTGTGGTCCCTAGTGATATAGTTTGTTTCTTTTCAGTGCTTGCTGAAATCACTTTGTTAAAATATATTATAACAATATTGTTAGCTGATACTCCTGTCATCCTTTTATATACTTTCTTAGGCATAAGTGCAAAGTACTCTATTTATGTTTTTCTATTTATGCTTATACTTGTAATAGTAATTAACTTTATTAATTTTAAAAAATGGAATAATCAAATCGCTGAATAAAATAAATAATTCATCCAGCCATTACGTCTCATAATTAAATATACGACGTATTCTGACACATGTATCATGTGTAATACTCCCTATTTATAATTGATTATATAGTATTTTGATATATTTTTTTGAAATTTTATCAATTCGCAATCCTTTTTTAATGAAAGAGAATATACTATATTAAATCAATTTTCAGGAGTTCCATATGATTTTCATATCATCACTTTTACTAGCTATATCTTCAAATCTAGAACCATTATCAGCTTCTTTATCTTATGGGATTAAAAAAATTAATTTACCAAAATCAACTATAATTTTACTTTCAATTTTAACTTCAATTTCTGCATTTATCTCTATGCACATTGGTAAATTATTTCTACCTTTCTTCGGTCCTCAATTAGCTGATATATTTGGTGCCGTTTTATTATGCTTTATTGGAGTTTCATTTATAATTGAATATATAAGAATAGAAAAAAAACGTATTGGATATGATACCTCCTATTTTTACGAAAATCCATTTGGATACAGAAATATATTGGATAATCCTATAGTTGTCGATGCAGATAAATCAAATCATATAGATATAAAGGAATGTCTTAATCTCTGCTTGGCCTTTTCATTAAATAATGCATTAGCATTTTTTGCTGGAGGTTTGACAGGTGTAAACATTAATTTAAGTTTACTCTTTTATTTCCTAATTTCTATTATTTCAATATGCCTAGGCTCATATTGCTTTAGATGGCTTTCTTTTAGATTGCTCCGAAAATATTCTCATCTAATTTCTGGAGTAATCTTAATACTTCTAGGAATACTCGAATCACTTATATAGCTATTTACTATATATCATATAGTAAAAAACACTTTCTTCTACTAAAAGAAAGTGTTTTTTTATTTACTAAATTTTATTCATATCTAAGTGCTTCTATCGGATCAAGTTCTGCTGCCTTTTTGGCTGGATAATATCCAAAGAATACACCAATAAACATCGAAAATGAAAAACTTATTAAAATTACTACTGGTGATACCGTTGCTGCATATCCCATAGCTCTTGAGCCAAATGCACCTGCAGTTAATCCTAGAATTATTCCTAAAATACCGCCTATGGAGCATATAATAATTGATTCAACAATAAATTGCATTTTTATGTGACTGCTCTTAGCTCCAAGTGCTTTTCTTGTTCCTATTTCTCTTGTTCTCTCAGTAACAGATACTAACATTATATTCATTACACCAATTCCACCAACTACAAGTGATATTCCTGCAATTGCAGAAATAGCTAGTGCGACTGTTGTCATCATTGATGTCATTGATTCAAGCATGCTTTCCATATTACTTGCTGAGGCTTCAAATTTACTGTTTCTTGCATAAAGCTGAGATAAATAACCCGATAATTCATTGGTAAAAGCTTGAACATCTACATTATCTTTAGCTTTAATTGTAAACATCTGATAATTTTTATTACTTGCTGTTTTCTTGACAACAGATACTGGTATGTATATCTCTGTTGTTAAATTATCATCAGAGGTAGTTCTACTTCCACCTGAAGCCTGATACTTATAGACCCCAATTACAGTGTATGTGTAAATAGCATTTGAAGTATACACTTTAATCTTTTGATCTATTGCAGCTACATCACTACCAAATATTTTCTCTGCTAATTTATCAGAAACTACTGCAACACTTTTAGCTCCATCAATATCATTTTGTAAAAGATATCTTCCTTCTGATATTTCTAAATTTTTAACCCCCTGATATCCAACATTTGTGCCAACAGTGTTAATATTGGAATATGTTGTCTCGTTTTTAACTTTTCCTGAACTTCCATTTTCAGATACACTTACAGCACTTATCTTATCGCTAAAATTTTCTTCCAACTCATTTATCTGTTCCAGTGTCATTAAATCTGTGTCCTTAGTTGTACTGCTTGCTCTTCCTTGTCTTCCACCTGAAGCAGAAGCTCCACCTCTAGGTGCTCCACCTGCACCACCTGCGCCGCCAATTGTTCTGCCTGCACCACCAATTGCTCTACCAGCTCCTGCAGCTCCTGCAGCAGCACCAGGCGCTCCACCCGAACCTCTTCCTGCACTAGGTGTCCCGCCGCCAGTTGTTCCACCTGGACCTCTACTCCCTCCAGGTGCTCCTCCACCATTTTGTGAGCCACCAGCTGAACCTCTTTGATTTCCATTACCTCCATAAGCTGGAGTTACTATGCTTGTCGAACTTCTTTCCTGAACATTAACTGTAATATTTTTTGCCCCCATTGAGGACATTGAACTTGTTAAAGAAGATGTCATTGCATTTCCTACAGAAACAACACCTATTACAGATGCTATTCCTATTATTATCCCGAGCATTGTAAGTAATGCTCTCATTTTATTAGACTTTAAGCCTGCTATTGCAAGCATTATATTTTCTTTTATAAACATAATTCTTCCTCTTCTCGGAATCTTCTATAATACTTTTCGTTTTCTTTAACAGATATTATATTACCATCCTTTAAAGTTATTATTCTTTGAGTTTCTTCGGCAAGTTCACTATTATGTGTTATAAATACTATGGTTTTTCCTTCTTGTTCATGAACTTTGTGGAATAAGTCCATAACTAGTCGTCCTGTTGCTGAATCAAGAGCACCTGTTGGTTCATCAGCAAGTATTATACTTGGATTATTAGCTAAAGCTCTTGCTATTGCAACTCTTTGCTTTTGTCCTCCTGATAATTCATTAGGCTGATGAGACATTCTATCCTTCATTCCAACAAGATCTAAAAGTTCCTCTGCTCGCAATTTTCTATCTTTTCTATTCATCCCATAATAAAGCATTGGTAATTCAACATTTTTTAAAGCTGAGCTTCTTGGAATTAAGTTGTAAGTTTGAAATACAAATCCAATTTGTTTGTTTCTAACTTCCGACAATCCATTATCAGATATCTCACTAATATTGGTACCATCTAACACATATTCTCCAGATGTTGCTCTGTCTAGAGCACCTATAATATTCATTAATGTACTTTTCCCAGACCCAGACGAACCAACTATTGATACAAATTCTCCCTCTCTTACACTAATATCAATGCCTTTTAAAATATTTAGTTGATTTGGAGTTCCTATATAAAAACTTTTCGTAATATTTTTCATTTCTATTATATCTTTACTCAAGAAACTCACCTCCTACTTTGTTCTTCTAGCATTAATTTCAACTGTGTCCCCAACTTTATAATTTGCAGGATCACTAAGTATTAGTATGCCATCAGAAAGATCTACACCATCGATTTCAACATTTGCATCTGACTCTATTCCTTTCGTTACAGGAATATCTTTTACAATATATTTATCACCTTGTTTTTCTGCTGCATAAACTTCACTTTGTCCATTATTATTAATTACTGCTCCATATGGTACTGCATAAACATCATCTTTTTCATCTGTAATAATATTTACTACTGAATTCATACCAACTTTAATCAAATCATTTTTTCCTGTTATTTGAATTTTTACTGTAAATGATACATCACTACTTGTAGCATTACTAGTTGAATTACTGCTGCTGCTACTGCTACCGCTACTCTTATTACTGCTGTTACCACTACTTGTACTGCTTGTACTAGCAGCACTAGAAACCGGCTCCGCACTTACTACTTGGCCTTCAATAATATCATTTCCTGATGCATCTGTCGTTACTTCTACCTTTTGTCCAACTTTTATCTTAGCTATATCAGTCTCATCAACACTCGCATTTATAATTAAGTTACCTAAATCTTGAATTACAAATAAAGCTCCAGATGCTTCCACTCCAACTACTGCGTTTACATTAGTAACTGTGCCATCTACTGTAGCTACTACCTGAGCATCTTTTAATTTTTTCTGTTTATCTTCGAAGGCAAGCTCATCACTTTTATTATCAACGGCTGCCTGAGCATTATCTACAGCACTCTTAGCTTCAGCTAAATTTTGGTCTGCTGAAACTTTTGCAGCTTCCAATGCAACAGTTGCCTTATCATAGCTTCCTTGTGCATTATTATAATTAGTTTCTGCTGTATTTAAATCTTCTTTTGAAATTTCTCCCTTATCATACATTACCTTATCGTATTCATAAGTCCTTTGCTTACTTTCCATATCACTCTTTGCACTATCAACTGATTTCTCTGCATTTATTATATCTGTCTGTAAGTTATTATCTTTAAGATATTGTAAGTTATCATATTTCTGCTTTGCACTTTGCAGTGATAATGCATTTTTTTGTTGATTAGCTGTAAGGGTTTGCTGGGCTTCAGCAATTTGCTCCTCTAATTCTGATGTATCTATTGTTGCAAGAACATCTCCTTTTTTCACTACATCTCCAACAGAAACATTTACGCTTGCAACATTATACTCTAAATTTGAATATATATTTGTTGAATCCCCACTTTTTATAGCACCTGAAGAACTTATTGTAGTTTGAACATTTGTTTTCTTAAGAACGGTATATTTTACAGTATTTTGAGTTGCCTTAGATTTAGCAAACTTCACCTTATAAACTGTGAAGCCTAGAATTATAACTAACAGTATACTAACTATACCTATAATCTTTTTTTTCGTTAGAAATTTATTCTTATTAAATGATTCTTTTATTTTTGATAATATCTTCACTTTAGTATCCTTCTTTCATTTGAATATACTTTAAATAAGCTAAGTAGCAGGCATTTCTGTCTTTTACGAATGCAGCCTTATCAGTATCAAATGTTAATTTAGCATTATCTAAATCATTCTTAGCTAAAAAACCATAATCATTTTGTACCTGTTTAGTTTCATATTCTGTTTGCTCTTCATTTAATTTATCATAGGTATTTTTTATAGTATTGTAAGCATTCATAAGTGTATCATATTGACCTTTAAAATTAGTTTGTGCGGTATTCTTTGTTTGAGTTAAGTTAATATTATAATTATCCATATTGTAATCATATATAGTATCATTGTGATCACTTGCATCATCATCCTCTTCATCATTAAGATCATAATCATCCGATATATCATTCTTATATTCTGTTTCATTTATAGTATCTTGTGCTTCTTGTATATCTATATTATTATCTAACATTGATTGCAAATCTTTTTCATAGTTAATATTGGCTATGTTTTGAAAATCTTCAGTAACATCCACTTCAAATATTACATCTTCTTCATTAACTCCTAATTCATTGCAGAGTTTTGTTTTAGCTAAAGCTTCTGCATTTGTATAGTCAGATAATTTATTACTTGATGCAGTATTATTTAAAGTTGATGCTACATAATCTTTTTTAGCTGTAAAGCCGCTATCATAAGATACTTTTGCTATATCATTATCTCTTTCGTCAGCTTTTACCTGATCTTCCTGTAACTCCTTATTAGATAAAGTAACTAAATAATTTAAATAATCACTTTTTGCTGTATATACTGCTCCTTCAACATTAGCATTATAATCTTTTTTTGCTTTCCTATAATCATTTTGAGCACTAATTAAACTATTTAAGTTACTTTTAGCATCATTATATTCTTTTTGCAAATTAGTCAAATCAGATGCATTAGTTTGCTTACCATTTTCATCATACTCTGGTGCAAAATTGTCAATTCCAGCCTTTGCATCACTTACTTTCTCTTTTAAATCTGAAATCGAACCATATTCATCTGAATAATAATCATAATTTTCTTTAGCTATAGCTAAGTTATTATCGTATTTTTTTAAATCTAAGCTATTTTCAATCATAATATCTCTAATGTTATCTAATTTCACTTTAATTTTTCCATCTGTATTATCTGTCACTTTGGTAATGCTAGCATTAGTTTTATTATCTGTAGTTGCAGCATGAGCATAACTTGTATTAAGCAGAGTTACATTAGATGATGAAATCAAAGTCATTATTAAAAATCCTATTAGTTTCTTTTTCAATTGCGAATCCTCCTTAAATTTGTAACATAAATGTTTCTATAATCTTGTTTTAAATAAAAGAATAATAAAGATAATACTATTAATTTCTTAAAATAGATGTTTCTAGTATAGTAAATATTTCTAACTTCATTCTAAAACAAATATAAACAATTTCTAAACGAATGTTAAATTTATGTTAAATTTATTTTTCGCACAGATTCCAAAAACACAAATTAAAGTTATGTGCCCTTATCAAAATCATATGCTTACTTTTAAAAAATAAAAAGAATATTTTTGCAACAGTTTATCCAAAACACAATTTACAAAAACATTCTATAATTTATTAATAAATTCACGCTATATTCAATTTCATCTACTTCTTCACCATAACGAGCAATTCAATAATCACATATTAAATCTATATCCTGCTCCCCATACGGTTTCTATGTATTCAGGATTGCTGCTATCTAATTCAATCTTTTCTCTTATTCGGTTTATGTGTACAGTAACAGTGGAACTATCACCTAGGGATTCTTCTCCCCAAATTCTATCTAGTAATGTATCTTTTGAAAATACAATATTAGGATTCGATGCTAGAAACATTAATAATTCGAATTCCTTATTAGCTAATTTAACTTCTTCTTCTCCAACATAAACTCTTCTTGCTTTTAATAATATTTTAATTCTTCCGATTACTATTGAACTTTTCTCATTTTTAACACTTTTCTCCATGGTTGTGAGTCTTTCATATCGTGATATATGTGCATTTACTCTTGCCACAAGTTCACTTGGGCTAAATGGTTTTACAATATAATCATCTGCTCCAATTCCCAATCCTTGTATTTTATAAATATCCTCTTTTTTTGCAGTTACCATTAGGATAGGTATCTCTTTCACTTCCCGTACTTCTTGACAAATTCTAAACCCATCTTTGCCTGGCAACATAACATCTAATAAAATTAAATCAAACTCCTCACTTAACGCAAGCTCAAGACCTTTATATCCATTTTGAGCTATTTCAGTTTCAAATCCACTTATCTCAAGATAATCTCTTTCTAATTCAGCAATGCTTTCATCATCTTCTATAATTAATATTTTTTTCACTTATTCTCCTCCAAACCATAGAATCAATTTATAATATATATTTACTCATTATTATTTTTATAAACTGAAATTTCATTTATGTTAACTACATTTTTAAATACACTTAACTATTTAGATAATTTCTAATTACGATTATTATAATTCTTAGGAAATGTTATTTTTATTGTAAGGCCATTCCTATTACAAGCTGTAATTTTCCCACCATGTGCTTCAATGATATGTTTAGATATGGCTAGTCCAAGTCCACTTCCTTCATTAGGTTTTGTACGAGAGGCATCTCCCCTATAAAATCTCAAAAACAACTTTGAAAGATCTTCTTCTGGCACTCCTATTCCATTATCACTTATTTCTAATATAACTAAATTTTCTTTTTCATATAAATATATTTGAATTTTAACCTTTCTATTTTTATTATATTTTACACTATTATTCAATATATTTAAAAGAACTCTGTTAATTTCTTGAGGATCAAGCTTTACCATAGTTGAATCATCACATGTGCTGTCAAAGAATATTTCTACATCTAAGCCGAGAAATTCTTCCTTTGCACATTCGTAAAACTTCTTTATATGCCCATTAATACTCACTATGTTAAATTTAAACGGAAATTGTCCTGTATCTAATTTAGAAAATAAGAATAAGCTATCAACTAATCCATCCATATCACAGGCCTTCGTATAAATAGTATCTAAATATTTTTTTTGCTTTTCTGGTGTATTTGCTACTCCATCCCTAAGTCCTTCAACATAGCCTTTAATTGCAGTTAATGGAGTACGCAAATCATGTGATATTCCTACAACTAACTCTTTTCTATTTTCTTCATATTTTAGCTGCATATCTATAGAATCCTTTAAACGCATTCTCATTTCATCAAAATCGCCGCAGACTTGTTTAAACTCATCATCACTATCGTAATTCATTTCAAAATCTAAATTTCCGTTTTTAATTTGTTCAGCTCCATAGCTTAAAAGCTCTAAAGGTATAATCAGCTTTTTATAAATTTTACTTGATAATATGATGTTAGTTATGGTTACTACTATTAATGATATAATAATAACGATAATAATATAGCTAATTACAAATGTTGACATTTCACTTTTCATATCAAACCTTATTGGTTTGTAATCAGAA harbors:
- a CDS encoding VTT domain-containing protein; amino-acid sequence: MDKLFKIIVLIFWVAILFLFFKYKLYVDGVDKVINFLNTYREYSVLLFLIIASLRIFTLIPCTVFIIIGGVLFNPFEAFLLTAAANLISEILLFFFAKLTFGMSYQNKIIEKHPKIYNMIKKNNVQILALGVSSPVVPSDIVCFFSVLAEITLLKYIITILLADTPVILLYTFLGISAKYSIYVFLFMLILVIVINFINFKKWNNQIAE
- a CDS encoding ABC transporter permease; translated protein: MFIKENIMLAIAGLKSNKMRALLTMLGIIIGIASVIGVVSVGNAMTSSLTSSMSSMGAKNITVNVQERSSTSIVTPAYGGNGNQRGSAGGSQNGGGAPGGSRGPGGTTGGGTPSAGRGSGGAPGAAAGAAGAGRAIGGAGRTIGGAGGAGGAPRGGASASGGRQGRASSTTKDTDLMTLEQINELEENFSDKISAVSVSENGSSGKVKNETTYSNINTVGTNVGYQGVKNLEISEGRYLLQNDIDGAKSVAVVSDKLAEKIFGSDVAAIDQKIKVYTSNAIYTYTVIGVYKYQASGGSRTTSDDNLTTEIYIPVSVVKKTASNKNYQMFTIKAKDNVDVQAFTNELSGYLSQLYARNSKFEASASNMESMLESMTSMMTTVALAISAIAGISLVVGGIGVMNIMLVSVTERTREIGTRKALGAKSSHIKMQFIVESIIICSIGGILGIILGLTAGAFGSRAMGYAATVSPVVILISFSFSMFIGVFFGYYPAKKAAELDPIEALRYE
- a CDS encoding ABC transporter ATP-binding protein — protein: MSKDIIEMKNITKSFYIGTPNQLNILKGIDISVREGEFVSIVGSSGSGKSTLMNIIGALDRATSGEYVLDGTNISEISDNGLSEVRNKQIGFVFQTYNLIPRSSALKNVELPMLYYGMNRKDRKLRAEELLDLVGMKDRMSHQPNELSGGQKQRVAIARALANNPSIILADEPTGALDSATGRLVMDLFHKVHEQEGKTIVFITHNSELAEETQRIITLKDGNIISVKENEKYYRRFREEEELCL
- a CDS encoding response regulator transcription factor — encoded protein: MKKILIIEDDESIAELERDYLEISGFETEIAQNGYKGLELALSEEFDLILLDVMLPGKDGFRICQEVREVKEIPILMVTAKKEDIYKIQGLGIGADDYIVKPFSPSELVARVNAHISRYERLTTMEKSVKNEKSSIVIGRIKILLKARRVYVGEEEVKLANKEFELLMFLASNPNIVFSKDTLLDRIWGEESLGDSSTVTVHINRIREKIELDSSNPEYIETVWGAGYRFNM
- a CDS encoding HAMP domain-containing sensor histidine kinase gives rise to the protein MKIKKRLTISNILMLIVPVVIIFIIAGVMNIPFSAAYERKFESDREVDQNPYFIQQNLRPDMRKIQNKDDIQNLTQNLQKFLEPKGYHLIITYDGTIMSSNITDKDQEALSNIGDNMIFQSNSLVLEMNSTSLVKNSFKKDDKIVNIIAINSDYKPIRFDMKSEMSTFVISYIIIVIIISLIVVTITNIILSSKIYKKLIIPLELLSYGAEQIKNGNLDFEMNYDSDDEFKQVCGDFDEMRMRLKDSIDMQLKYEENRKELVVGISHDLRTPLTAIKGYVEGLRDGVANTPEKQKKYLDTIYTKACDMDGLVDSLFLFSKLDTGQFPFKFNIVSINGHIKKFYECAKEEFLGLDVEIFFDSTCDDSTMVKLDPQEINRVLLNILNNSVKYNKNRKVKIQIYLYEKENLVILEISDNGIGVPEEDLSKLFLRFYRGDASRTKPNEGSGLGLAISKHIIEAHGGKITACNRNGLTIKITFPKNYNNRN
- a CDS encoding CD3324 family protein translates to MKYISAENILPKELIEKIQRYCQGKYIYIPREEGHRRKWGTISGSKKELEIRNNEIKVKFKLGESKEALAEEYCLSISSIKKIVY
- a CDS encoding efflux RND transporter periplasmic adaptor subunit; its protein translation is MKILSKIKESFNKNKFLTKKKIIGIVSILLVIILGFTVYKVKFAKSKATQNTVKYTVLKKTNVQTTISSSGAIKSGDSTNIYSNLEYNVASVNVSVGDVVKKGDVLATIDTSELEEQIAEAQQTLTANQQKNALSLQSAKQKYDNLQYLKDNNLQTDIINAEKSVDSAKSDMESKQRTYEYDKVMYDKGEISKEDLNTAETNYNNAQGSYDKATVALEAAKVSADQNLAEAKSAVDNAQAAVDNKSDELAFEDKQKKLKDAQVVATVDGTVTNVNAVVGVEASGALFVIQDLGNLIINASVDETDIAKIKVGQKVEVTTDASGNDIIEGQVVSAEPVSSAASTSSTSSGNSSNKSSGSSSSSSNSTSNATSSDVSFTVKIQITGKNDLIKVGMNSVVNIITDEKDDVYAVPYGAVINNNGQSEVYAAEKQGDKYIVKDIPVTKGIESDANVEIDGVDLSDGILILSDPANYKVGDTVEINARRTK
- a CDS encoding DUF5050 domain-containing protein; its protein translation is MKKISLLLPLALCINLLSCSSQQTASKTSQNQSTSAPRQISVNSSSNNSAVTNGSAASNLDKDAFKNGYTPFSLKNSAMYTSLFQVNGTTTVFPNWDDNNNLSIIKEPYPKDVVNTSNVSDFYNYQVNSLAVVNNIAYFSDAGNKSTLSSIDLSNRAYKPNLSLGEVHNIIATGSIIYFVDPRDGNKLHAFDTTNNTDKIISTDNIGSYLVDEDTILYENKSDNSTLYKINIDGTQKQKLSNFSVNSFGSYSGQILAINSADNNNLYSINLTDLSTKRLAVMDGEDMKIINGTIYFINVSNNRHLSKMAVDLTKATPSVNFTDISEYEINEYYPTSKGIFARKGVNVNNGYMFLPA
- a CDS encoding TolC family protein, with protein sequence MKKKLIGFLIMTLISSSNVTLLNTSYAHAATTDNKTNASITKVTDNTDGKIKVKLDNIRDIMIENSLDLKKYDNNLAIAKENYDYYSDEYGSISDLKEKVSDAKAGIDNFAPEYDENGKQTNASDLTNLQKEYNDAKSNLNSLISAQNDYRKAKKDYNANVEGAVYTAKSDYLNYLVTLSNKELQEDQVKADERDNDIAKVSYDSGFTAKKDYVASTLNNTASSNKLSDYTNAEALAKTKLCNELGVNEEDVIFEVDVTEDFQNIANINYEKDLQSMLDNNIDIQEAQDTINETEYKNDISDDYDLNDEEDDDASDHNDTIYDYNMDNYNINLTQTKNTAQTNFKGQYDTLMNAYNTIKNTYDKLNEEQTEYETKQVQNDYGFLAKNDLDNAKLTFDTDKAAFVKDRNACYLAYLKYIQMKEGY